From the Paraburkholderia sp. PREW-6R genome, one window contains:
- a CDS encoding DUF4397 domain-containing protein: MKMIRTMAAVIAVASVLSACGGGGDDVGKELGLTNPEIHFVHAIPSGPAVDFLVNGTAPSGQTNIGYKGVTNFTNINSGSTTVAYSATGTTTALASGNFPDVAKGHEYTVLALPGLTAPDIGLIDDPFDKGLLSNSARVRGFNASANANNLDLYLVQATNTNISSVNPTMSSVAFKNAVPASGQDSIYVSGGQYVLIATAAGSKTPIFQSQSFTLSNNADWLITSVPIGGALSQLLPGQIHLLIAQNGNTSQPSVELANTLTGQ, from the coding sequence ATGAAAATGATCCGAACCATGGCGGCCGTGATTGCCGTTGCTTCCGTCCTGAGCGCATGCGGCGGCGGCGGGGATGACGTGGGCAAGGAACTGGGGCTGACGAATCCGGAGATCCACTTCGTCCACGCGATTCCGAGCGGTCCGGCCGTGGACTTTCTCGTGAACGGCACGGCGCCTTCGGGGCAGACGAACATCGGCTACAAGGGCGTCACGAATTTCACCAATATCAATTCGGGTTCGACGACGGTCGCTTACTCGGCAACGGGGACGACCACGGCGCTCGCGAGCGGCAATTTCCCGGATGTCGCCAAGGGTCATGAATACACGGTGCTCGCCTTGCCGGGTCTGACCGCGCCGGACATCGGCCTGATCGACGATCCGTTCGACAAGGGCCTGCTCTCCAATAGCGCGCGCGTGCGGGGCTTCAATGCATCGGCGAACGCCAACAACCTCGACCTGTATCTCGTCCAGGCCACCAACACCAACATCTCGAGCGTCAATCCGACCATGTCGAGCGTTGCGTTCAAGAACGCCGTGCCGGCAAGCGGTCAGGACTCGATCTACGTGTCGGGCGGCCAGTACGTGCTGATCGCGACGGCAGCCGGCAGCAAGACGCCGATCTTCCAGTCGCAGTCGTTCACACTGTCGAACAATGCTGACTGGCTGATCACGTCGGTGCCGATCGGCGGCGCGCTGAGCCAGCTGCTGCCGGGTCAGATTCACCTGCTGATCGCGCAGAACGGCAACACGAGCCAGCCGAGCGTCGAACTGGCGAACACGCTGACTGGCCAGTAA
- a CDS encoding sensor histidine kinase, whose translation MSTLPTAGAALRLSHWMRNRSWAIAMTVAIVITVGGLVILETARERIAAEYETALEARDVTVQLSTLASLLSSLSAHQSNFLLTKQDAAAHQFCATAGRIRDSETQLNRFYRSGKADSAELTSFTQILTLIEARIGAGATALQRAAPHPLDLAACGSATQANPADASLVDSTLTLLRDNEERRAQHALAASRADQRISTLCAAGLSALNIVLFILLFRNLGIQIDRQARVQRQLITQQEELDQLVNERTRQLEALGWHLQAVSENEKTQLARELHDELGAILTASKMDVAWANRKLKDSAPDISDKLRRALDNLDQGIALKRRIIEDMRPTVLANFGLVTALRTLADEAAQRNSWALELRLPADDIQLDEQTEIALFRVAQESLTNAAKYARASKVSIELQVGDGQVALHIADNGVGIMPADLTRTHTHGLLGMRQRVAAHGGRFDIRRGVPNGTDIHVRMPSVSTATPSVDVSPDGPWRTPA comes from the coding sequence ATGTCGACCCTGCCGACCGCCGGCGCGGCGCTGCGTTTGAGCCACTGGATGCGCAACCGCAGCTGGGCCATCGCGATGACGGTGGCCATCGTCATCACGGTGGGAGGGCTCGTGATTCTCGAAACCGCGCGCGAACGGATTGCCGCCGAATACGAGACCGCGCTCGAAGCGCGCGATGTCACGGTTCAACTGAGCACGCTGGCGAGCCTGCTGTCGAGCCTCAGCGCGCATCAAAGCAACTTTCTGCTGACGAAGCAGGACGCCGCCGCTCATCAGTTTTGCGCGACCGCCGGGCGCATTCGCGACAGCGAAACTCAATTGAACCGCTTTTACCGCAGCGGCAAGGCGGACAGCGCCGAGTTGACGAGTTTCACGCAGATCCTGACGCTGATCGAAGCGCGCATCGGCGCGGGCGCGACAGCGCTGCAACGCGCCGCGCCACATCCGCTCGATCTGGCGGCCTGCGGCAGCGCAACCCAGGCCAATCCAGCGGACGCATCGCTCGTCGACAGCACCCTGACCTTGCTGCGCGACAACGAAGAGCGCCGCGCGCAGCACGCGCTGGCCGCAAGCCGTGCTGACCAGCGGATTTCGACACTTTGCGCAGCCGGCCTGTCGGCGCTCAATATCGTGTTGTTCATTCTGCTGTTTCGCAATCTCGGCATCCAGATCGACCGGCAGGCGCGCGTGCAGCGTCAACTGATCACGCAGCAGGAAGAGCTCGATCAGCTCGTCAACGAGCGCACCCGGCAGCTGGAGGCGCTCGGCTGGCACTTGCAGGCGGTCAGCGAAAACGAAAAAACCCAGCTTGCGCGCGAATTGCACGACGAACTCGGCGCGATTCTCACGGCAAGCAAGATGGACGTGGCATGGGCGAACCGCAAGCTGAAGGACAGCGCGCCGGATATTTCGGACAAGCTGCGCCGCGCGCTCGACAACCTCGACCAGGGCATCGCGCTCAAACGCCGCATCATCGAGGACATGCGCCCTACCGTACTCGCGAACTTCGGGCTCGTTACCGCGTTGCGCACGCTCGCCGACGAAGCTGCCCAACGCAACAGCTGGGCACTGGAGCTGCGTCTGCCCGCCGACGATATCCAGCTCGACGAGCAAACGGAGATCGCGCTCTTTCGCGTCGCGCAGGAGTCGCTCACGAATGCGGCGAAGTACGCGCGTGCATCGAAGGTGTCGATCGAATTGCAGGTGGGCGACGGCCAGGTGGCGCTGCATATCGCCGACAACGGCGTGGGCATCATGCCGGCCGATCTGACGCGCACGCACACGCATGGGCTGCTCGGCATGCGGCAGCGCGTCGCGGCCCACGGCGGGCGCTTCGACATCCGGCGCGGCGTGCCGAACGGCACGGATATTCACGTGCGGATGCCAAGTGTCAGCACGGCCACGCCGTCCGTCGACGTGTCGCCCGACGGGCCGTGGCGGACTCCGGCCTGA
- a CDS encoding FAD-dependent oxidoreductase, which yields MPYPRLLAELDLGFTRLRNRVVMGSMHTGMEDRFWHYPALAAYFRERARGGVGLIVTGGISPNREGWLLPFGGTLNSVFDLRNHRLVTQAVHAEGGKIALQILHAGRYGYQPLVVSASAIRSPISRFKPRALSIGGIAKTVRDYGRCARLAQRAGYDGIEIMGSEGYLLNQFLCPRTNHRTDQYGGSIDNRMRLAREIVERVRAVCGERFIVIYRLSLIDLVEGGNTWDETVQVARALEQAGVTMFNTGIGWHEARVPTIVTSVPRAAFASLSAKLKAAVSVPVIVSNRINTPEVAEALLAQGAGDLVSMARPLLADPEFVQKAAEDRAHEINTCIACNQACLDHTFSNQRASCLVNPRAGRETELIYRPVAAPQTARSVAVVGAGPAGLSAATVAAARGHRVTLFDAHAGIGGQFNLAMRVPGKEEFSETIRYFHSQLQRHGVDVRLNTRVDPALLAGGAYDDVIVATGIVPRRPSIRGIDGPNVLSYVDVLNGAQVGRRVAVIGAGGIGFDVSEYLLHRAGEPLPTPRDKWFDEWGVDIDVKERGGLKPPVATQPAREIWLLQRKPGKLGMGLGKTSGWVHRATLARNGVKMLGGVSYREISERGLRISRDGVEQWLDVDTIVVCAGQESLRDLLPPQCAAKLAEETPAGSKGVNGGNVSGAAAAPRYHVIGGARIATELDAKRAIREGAEVAAAL from the coding sequence ATGCCTTACCCACGCTTACTCGCTGAACTCGACCTCGGCTTTACCCGGTTGCGCAACCGTGTGGTGATGGGTTCGATGCACACCGGCATGGAAGACCGTTTCTGGCACTACCCGGCGCTGGCTGCCTACTTCCGCGAGCGCGCGAGAGGCGGTGTCGGACTGATCGTCACCGGCGGGATTTCACCTAACCGCGAAGGCTGGCTGCTGCCGTTCGGGGGCACGCTCAACAGCGTGTTCGACCTGCGCAACCATCGCCTGGTGACGCAGGCGGTGCATGCCGAGGGCGGCAAGATCGCGCTGCAGATCCTGCATGCCGGACGCTATGGCTATCAGCCGCTGGTGGTTTCGGCGTCCGCCATCCGATCGCCGATTTCCAGGTTCAAGCCGCGCGCGCTGAGCATCGGCGGCATCGCGAAAACGGTACGCGACTACGGGCGCTGCGCGCGGCTCGCACAGCGCGCCGGCTATGACGGCATCGAGATCATGGGCAGCGAGGGGTATCTGCTGAACCAGTTCCTGTGTCCGCGCACGAATCATCGAACGGACCAGTACGGCGGCAGTATCGACAACCGGATGCGACTGGCGCGCGAAATCGTCGAGCGGGTGCGCGCCGTGTGCGGCGAACGCTTCATCGTGATTTACCGGCTTTCGCTGATCGACCTCGTGGAAGGCGGCAACACCTGGGACGAAACCGTGCAGGTGGCGCGCGCACTCGAACAGGCCGGTGTCACGATGTTCAACACCGGGATCGGCTGGCATGAAGCCCGCGTGCCCACCATCGTCACCTCGGTGCCGCGTGCGGCGTTCGCGTCATTGAGCGCAAAGCTTAAAGCGGCGGTCAGCGTACCGGTCATCGTGTCAAACCGCATCAACACGCCCGAGGTGGCCGAAGCACTGCTCGCGCAGGGAGCCGGCGATCTGGTGTCGATGGCGCGGCCGCTGCTCGCCGATCCCGAGTTCGTGCAAAAGGCCGCTGAAGACCGCGCGCATGAAATCAACACCTGCATTGCATGCAACCAGGCCTGTCTCGATCACACTTTCAGCAATCAGCGCGCGAGCTGCCTCGTCAATCCTCGCGCGGGACGCGAGACCGAGCTGATCTACCGGCCCGTCGCGGCGCCGCAAACGGCGCGCTCGGTGGCCGTGGTCGGCGCGGGACCGGCGGGTTTGTCGGCGGCGACGGTGGCGGCCGCGCGCGGACATCGCGTGACGCTGTTCGATGCCCATGCTGGCATCGGCGGCCAGTTCAATCTGGCGATGCGCGTGCCGGGCAAGGAGGAATTCAGCGAAACGATCCGCTACTTTCACAGCCAGTTGCAGCGGCACGGCGTGGACGTGCGGCTGAACACACGCGTCGATCCGGCGTTGCTCGCCGGCGGCGCTTACGATGACGTGATCGTCGCGACCGGCATCGTGCCGCGGCGCCCGTCCATTCGCGGCATCGACGGGCCGAACGTGCTGTCTTATGTCGACGTGCTCAACGGCGCGCAGGTCGGCCGTCGCGTCGCCGTCATTGGCGCGGGCGGCATTGGCTTCGACGTGAGCGAGTATCTGCTGCACCGCGCGGGCGAGCCGCTTCCCACGCCACGCGACAAGTGGTTCGACGAATGGGGCGTCGACATCGACGTCAAGGAGCGCGGCGGCCTCAAGCCGCCCGTGGCCACGCAACCGGCCCGCGAGATCTGGCTGTTGCAGCGCAAGCCCGGCAAGCTCGGCATGGGGCTCGGCAAAACTTCCGGCTGGGTGCATCGCGCGACACTCGCGAGGAACGGCGTGAAAATGCTCGGCGGCGTGTCGTATCGGGAAATCAGCGAGCGTGGGCTCAGGATTTCACGCGACGGCGTCGAGCAATGGCTGGATGTGGACACGATCGTGGTGTGCGCAGGGCAGGAATCGCTG
- a CDS encoding entericidin A/B family lipoprotein: protein MNRLIALLLIAGTAALAGCNTVAGAGQDISKGGNAISNTAEQAK, encoded by the coding sequence ATGAATCGACTGATCGCTTTGCTTCTCATTGCAGGGACGGCCGCGCTTGCAGGCTGCAACACGGTGGCAGGCGCCGGGCAGGACATTTCGAAGGGCGGCAACGCCATTTCGAACACGGCGGAACAGGCCAAGTAA